Below is a genomic region from Magnetococcales bacterium.
AAGGTGCTGCCCTCATGGCTGAGTTCCTGGAGCATGGGCAGGATTTCTTGTTCGTTCCAGCGGTCGTCCCAATCCCAGATATGCAGCGTGGTCATCTCCTCCTTGGAGTAGCCCAGCATTCTGGCAAAGGTGGCGTTGGCTTCACAGACCTGGCCATCGATTTCGATCACGCACAGTCCGTCCCGGGAACGCTCGAACAGGGTGCGCCGACGGGTCATCTCTTCCATCAGGGCCTGCTCGGCCAGACGCCGTTGGGTGATGTCGTAGTGGGATCCCCGGTACCCCAGCAGTTTGCCGGTCGCATCGAATACCGGTTTGCCCACATGTTCGATCCAGCGTTCCTGGCCGTCTTTGCCGCGGATGCGCACGCTTACGGGGGCGGGGAGCGTGGTGCTGGTGCCGGGACCCATGGATTTCCAGGACTCCAGGTCATCGGGGTGGATGAGGGTGGCCATCAGGTTGGGGTCGGCCATGAATTCGACCGGTGTATAACCCGACACCTCCTCGCAGGCCGGTGAAACGTAAAGATAACGACCCTCCGGGGCCAGCCAATACTCCCAGTTGGGAGAGTAGTCGGCCAGAATGCGGTATTTCTCTTCGCTGGTGGCCAGGGAGGTGGTGCGTTGTTCCACCAGTTGTTCGAGGCAGTAGCGCAAGCGGGCCAACTCCAGATGGATGCGCACCCGGGCAAGCACCTCGTCGATGTCGAAAGGTTTGGTGATGTAATCCGCCGCGCCGACGGCAAATCCTTTGATCTTTTCCTGGGCCGCATCCATCACGGTGACAAAAAGCACCGGAATGCGGTGGCCGATCGGGGTTGCCTTGATGCGGCGGCATACCTCGTAGCCATCCATTCCCGGCATCAGGACATCGAGCAGCACCAGATCCGGCGGGGTTGGGCCCAAGACCAGCTCGATGGCTTTGGCGCCGGAATTGGCCACCATGATGCGGTAATCATCCTGCAACACCTCCAACAGACTGTGGAGATTTTCCGGGATGTCATCCACCACCAGCAGGGTCGGCTGTTCTTCGGCGCGGGTGTGGCTCGCGGGCTCGAACACGATGGAATGCTGGCGATAACGCTGCAATTCGAGTTGGGTGCGAATCCGCAGATGCAGCAAGCCGGGATTGATGGGCTTGGTGACATAATCCGCCACTCCCAGCTTGACTCCCTGGGACTCGTCGGCGGCATCGGTCAGTGCCGAAACGAAAAGGACCGGAATCCGGGTGGTGGATGGATTGGCTTTCAGATGGGTCAGCACGCCATAACCATCCATGCCCGGCATGCGGATGTCCAGCAGAATCAGGTCCGGCTGGGGGTGGCGTTGCGCCAGTTCCAGGGCCTTCTCCCCGCAGGTGGCCGCGGAAATGGCATAGTCGTCTCGCAGGATGTGCATCAGGGCGTGCAGATTTTCATGCACGTCGTCCACGATGAGAATGCGGGGGCGAACTGTCACGATTGGGTTCATGCTTGGCTGACTCCGATGGTGTCATGGAAGCGTTTTCGCAAAGAATCCACCAAGACCAGGGCTTCGTCGATGGCGAATCGATCAACCTGGGTGGCGATGGCGAGCATTGTGGATGCCAGAGGGGTTCCGGCGGTTCCGGCGCGCAGTTCGGCCAGCAGGGGTTCCGCCGCCCCCAGATCAAAAAGCAGAACCTGGGACAACCGTTCCAGCCGCTCCGCGAGTTGCGCGGGATCCAGTGAAGGGGTGGGAGTGGGGGTGGGGGGTGTGGCCGGACCGGCGGAAAGGGTGTCGATCTCTTGCATCACCGCGTGCAGTTGGGCATCGAAGGCGGCGATGGTGGCCGGTTCCGGGGATTGTCCCTGTTTGAGCCGGGCGTCGATGTTGGTGATGGTGGCATACAAGGCTCTGGCGCCGATGTTGCCGGTGACTCCTTTGAGCGCATGGCAGAAATCCCGTGCCTTGGGGAGGTCCGGCTCCAGCAGCGATCGTTGCAGGGTCTGGGCGGCATTCGGATAGTGTTCGCGAAAGCGGCTCAACTGTTTGCGATAGGCCGCGACCTTGCCGCCAATGCGGCGGATTCCTTCACGTGCGTCGAGGGTGGTCAACGCCAGCAGTTCCGGATCCGGTTCCGGGGGTGCCACCGCCGGAAGAACCGGCAGCGGTGGTGTGGAGGAGGGATCGGTGGTGCGGGTCGGCGGGTGTATCCATCTGGCCAGAACGTCCATCAGGCGATCGGGCGCCACGGGTTTGGTCACGTGGTCGTTCATGCCCGCCGCCAGACTCTGTTCGGCGTCGTGGACCATGGCCAATGCCGTCATGGCGATGATCGGCAGGGTGGCGAATCGTTCGCCGCCTGGGGAGCGGGCCAGTGCGCGAATCTGACGCGCCGCCGCCAGTCCATCCAGGACCGGCATTTGGATATCCATCAGCACGGCATCGAATGGGTATCGTTGCACTAGGTCGACCGCTTCCTGGCCGTGGATCGCCTCGATCACCGTGATGCCCACGCTGCGTAGCAGTTCGTGGGCAAACTCCCGGTTGATGTCGTTGTCTTCCACCAGCAGCACCCGCGTTCCGACGCAATCCAGGCCGTTTTCAAACGGTCGCGCTCCGCCGGAAGGCAACAGATCCCCTTGTTTGTCCAACAGCCGGTCATGGCGCAGCACCGAA
It encodes:
- a CDS encoding response regulator, which produces MNPIVTVRPRILIVDDVHENLHALMHILRDDYAISAATCGEKALELAQRHPQPDLILLDIRMPGMDGYGVLTHLKANPSTTRIPVLFVSALTDAADESQGVKLGVADYVTKPINPGLLHLRIRTQLELQRYRQHSIVFEPASHTRAEEQPTLLVVDDIPENLHSLLEVLQDDYRIMVANSGAKAIELVLGPTPPDLVLLDVLMPGMDGYEVCRRIKATPIGHRIPVLFVTVMDAAQEKIKGFAVGAADYITKPFDIDEVLARVRIHLELARLRYCLEQLVEQRTTSLATSEEKYRILADYSPNWEYWLAPEGRYLYVSPACEEVSGYTPVEFMADPNLMATLIHPDDLESWKSMGPGTSTTLPAPVSVRIRGKDGQERWIEHVGKPVFDATGKLLGYRGSHYDITQRRLAEQALMEEMTRRRTLFERSRDGLCVIEIDGQVCEANATFARMLGYSKEEMTTLHIWDWDDRWNEQEILPMLQELSHEGSTFVTRHRRRNGSLYDVEVSTCRVQWQGRPLVLASHRDITQQLRQEAQFRQAMKMEAIGTLTGGIAHDFNNILGVILGYTEMALKNLPKETRPHTDLQEVYQAGLRARDLVSQLMTFSRRTERHYRPLLLAPLVKEVMKFLQAVIPANVETTTHLRTLTALVHGDPGDINQILMNLCTNAAHAMEGIPGKLTVTLEEILLEKQNIGTLPLNPGPHVRLTVDDTGHGMAPELLPRIFDPFFTTKDVGKGTGLGLSVVHGLVTAIGGAVEVQSREKEGSSFRVYLPRLPEQRPSFQQHPCREPSLPLNLRILLVDDEVTLLEIVRLQLMELGCQVTGVNNPEEALERLREQPDRYDLAIIDLIMPRTLGTDLLREIRTIHPTLPVVLISGHPSASSREAEQLGFDAFLRKPILFDDLAMVLRQLISKSDFPNPTLEKK